In Petrotoga mexicana DSM 14811, a single window of DNA contains:
- a CDS encoding asparagine synthetase A, with translation MAEVEKKDRKVDSVELVKIYLEDETYSDALLVQSEILRLSREFLSEKGFVEILPVIVSTITDPLNHDVFDAQIDYYGNKYYVTKSMILQKQVSVLVHDKIFSFSPNLRLETAEKYSSGRHLIDFVQLDIEAKEMKREEIMDLMEDLIIYVLKGILTKYSGIIEKYHPNLRVPTKPFQKISVKKAKELYGDDYEKILSERAEGPVWLIDMPLLEREFYDKQDIDNPEVLLDFDLIYPEGHGEGISGGEREHEYEQIVKRIKLKGNGLESYEDYLKLAKEGLLKHSAGCGIGIERFTKYILDLDHVEKTRLFAKAPGKYTI, from the coding sequence ATGGCAGAAGTAGAGAAAAAAGATAGAAAAGTGGATTCTGTTGAGTTAGTAAAAATTTATTTGGAAGACGAGACTTACAGTGACGCACTTTTGGTTCAATCTGAAATACTGAGATTATCGAGAGAATTTCTTTCAGAAAAGGGTTTTGTTGAAATTCTTCCGGTGATCGTTTCAACAATCACCGATCCTTTAAATCACGACGTTTTTGATGCTCAAATAGATTATTATGGTAACAAATATTATGTTACTAAATCCATGATTTTGCAAAAGCAAGTTAGCGTTCTGGTTCATGATAAAATATTTTCATTTTCACCAAATTTAAGGTTGGAAACAGCGGAAAAATATTCTTCTGGTAGACACTTGATTGATTTTGTTCAACTGGATATAGAGGCTAAAGAAATGAAAAGAGAAGAGATTATGGATTTGATGGAAGATTTAATAATTTATGTATTAAAAGGTATATTGACGAAATATTCTGGTATAATAGAAAAGTATCACCCAAATTTGAGAGTTCCTACTAAGCCTTTTCAAAAAATAAGTGTAAAAAAAGCAAAAGAACTTTACGGTGATGATTATGAAAAAATTTTATCTGAGCGAGCTGAAGGACCTGTGTGGTTGATAGATATGCCACTTTTAGAGAGAGAGTTTTATGATAAACAAGATATTGATAATCCAGAAGTTTTGTTAGATTTTGATCTAATATATCCTGAAGGTCATGGTGAAGGCATATCTGGTGGTGAAAGAGAGCATGAGTATGAGCAAATAGTTAAAAGAATCAAATTGAAGGGTAATGGTCTAGAAAGCTATGAAGATTATTTGAAATTAGCAAAAGAAGGGTTATTAAAACATTCTGCAGGTTGTGGT